CACCGCCGCACTCGAAGCCGACCTGCGACACCTGCACGGTCCACAGTGGCGAGACCACCTCGAACCGACCCCGGCGACCGTCCGCTATCTGGACCGGATTCGTGAGGTCTGCTTCGACTGGCCGGGCGGGTTCATCGCCCACCACTACACCCGCTATCTCGGTGACCTCTCCGGCGGGCGCATCGTCGGTCGCCGACTCGCCGAGGTCTACGGAATCGACGGCGATGGCGCCCGCTTCTACGCCTTCGATCTGATCCCGAAGCCACCCGTCTTCAAGGCGGCGTACCGGGAATTACTCGACGACACCGGCTGGGACGACGAGGAGCAGGATCGCGTCATCGAGGAATCCCTGCTCGCCTACCAGCTCAACACCGA
This Actinoalloteichus hymeniacidonis DNA region includes the following protein-coding sequences:
- a CDS encoding biliverdin-producing heme oxygenase, which produces MHTKSARETGFAERLRDRGRNWHEAARHTDYLDALLGGELSRAGYAGLVAQHYQLYSLLEEASARMRTDPIAGRFVFDELSRTAALEADLRHLHGPQWRDHLEPTPATVRYLDRIREVCFDWPGGFIAHHYTRYLGDLSGGRIVGRRLAEVYGIDGDGARFYAFDLIPKPPVFKAAYRELLDDTGWDDEEQDRVIEESLLAYQLNTDMLVDLAAVYLPRIPSPANTEDVA